Proteins encoded by one window of Aspergillus puulaauensis MK2 DNA, chromosome 4, nearly complete sequence:
- a CDS encoding DUF4334 domain-containing protein (COG:S;~EggNog:ENOG410PY9H;~InterPro:IPR025568,IPR025951;~PFAM:PF14232,PF14231), which yields MSSPDQQWVALSRRESKVEESEAEAVFQQLPAVSPESLLGEWHGRDLNTGHPGVQKNKELRWAGKSFVSVEDVKPMMVLDDAGNRVWKEEIGGARLREVKYNGVVSAAMIYNNKPIIDHFRKVNDTMVAGVMDTNLIKDCGLYYFYLTKV from the exons ATGAGCTC CCCAGACCAGCAGTGGGTTGCGCTCTCCCGTCGCGAGAGCAAAGTCGAAGAAAGCGAGGCGGAGGCTGTTtttcagcagcttccagctGTCAGTCCTGAGTCTTTGCTAGGCGAGTGGCACGGACGGGATTTGAATACCGGCCACCCCGGCGTTCAAAAGAACAAGGAACTCCGATGGGCGGGCAAATCGTTTGTCTCtgttgaggatgtcaagCCAATGATGGTGTTGGACGATGCTGGGAATAGGGTCTGGAAAGAGGAGATTGGTGGCGCCCGC CTGCGTGAAGTAAAGTACAATGGTGTGGTTTCGGCCGCCATGATCTATAACAACAAGCCCATTATCGACCACTTTCGGAAGGTGAACGACACGATGGTCGCTGGGGTCATGGATACCAATTTGATCAAGGACTGTGGGCTGTATTACTTCTACTTGACCAAGGTGTGA
- a CDS encoding putative lipase/esterase (CAZy:CE10;~COG:V;~EggNog:ENOG410PPZU;~InterPro:IPR029058,IPR013094;~MEROPS:MER0033237;~PFAM:PF07859;~go_function: GO:0016787 - hydrolase activity [Evidence IEA]): MSTPPPSIEFDTELALILPNIPIPKNLTVEMLPAVREASAKAATADTLTQGKPIAHREVTIPGPEGPITLSIFERTTESAKSGRPGIFHIHGGGRILGHRFSGVATILQWVVDHDAVCVSIEYRLAPDSPGMVAVDECYRGLQWMADSTDKLGIDPQKLMIAGQSTSGGLAAGVALAARDRNGPQLCAQLLMCPQINDRNNTVSSRQFLDRGIWNAKDNALGWECALGTSTGSDEISPYLAPARAADLSCLPPAYIDVGSAEVFRDEDVHYALKLWESGVQAELHVWPGGFHVFEQMAPNSELGRRVIAARNAWVQRVLG; encoded by the coding sequence ATGTCGACACCGCCTCCCTCGATTGAATTCGACACTGAGCTAGCGCTCATCCTGCCGAACATTCCTATACCAAAGAACCTGACCGTTGAGATGCTACCGGCCGTGCGGGAAGCCAGCGCAAAGGCCGCGACAGCAGACACTCTCACCCAGGGAAAACCAATTGCCCACCGGGAGGTTACCATACCCGGGCCCGAAGGCCCCATCACGCTCTCGATCTTCGAGCGGACCACGGAGAGCGCAAAGAGCGGCCGCCCAGGGATTTTTCATATCCATGGCGGGGGCCGAATACTCGGGCATCGGTTCAGCGGCGTTGCAACGATACTGCAGTGGGTTGTGGACCACGACGCAGTGTGTGTCTCGATAGAATACCGCTTGGCACCGGACTCTCCAGGCATGGTTGCTGTGGACGAGTGCTACAGAGGCCTTCAGTGGATGGCAGACAGTACTGATAAGCTCGGAATCGACCCGCAGAAGTTGATGATTGCCGGGCAGTCCACTAGTGGCGGGCTGGCCGCCGGGGTAGCACTCGCGGCACGAGACCGGAACGGGCCTCAGCTATGTGCGCAGTTGTTGATGTGTCCGCAGATCAATGATAGAAACAACACCGTGTCAAGCCGACAGTTCCTGGACCGGGGCATCTGGAACGCCAAGGACAATGCCTTGGGATGGGAGTGCGCCCTTGGCACGAGCACTGGCTCGGACGAGATCAGTCCGTATCTAGCTCCTGCGCGAGCAGCAGACCTCTCGTGCCTACCGCCAGCATATATTGATGTCGGCTCTGCCGAGGTCTTtcgtgatgaggatgtccaCTATGCCTTGAAACTTTGGGAATCTGGGGTCCAGGCGGAACTCCATGTCTGGCCCGGGGGGTTCCATGTATTCGAGCAAATGGCGCCAAACTCTGAGCTTGGTCGACGGGTAATAGCTGCTCGCAATGCGTGGGTACAGCGAGTATTAGGATAA
- a CDS encoding uncharacterized protein (COG:I;~EggNog:ENOG410Q2AB): protein MNEDLQSEVPLAYITLKEGSVERDETAFEILTYVKAQLIYYKHIRGGIIWASTIPRSASGKILKRVLRDRAGGADKGKQIGAVAYKKYRQSKL, encoded by the coding sequence ATGAACGAAGACCTTCAGAGCGAGGTTCCGCTGGCGTATATCACGCTAAAGGAAGGGTCAGTGGAGAGGGATGAGACGGCGTTTGAGATTCTCACCTACGTGAAGGCTCAGCTAATCTACTATAAGCATATCCGTGGAGGCATTATTTGGGCATCAACAATCCCCAGGAGCGCTTCGGGAAAGATTCTTAAACGGGTGCTCCGAGACCGAGCTGGGGGTGCAGATAAAGGGAAACAGATCGGGGCAGTTGCCTACAAGAAATACAGACAGTCGAAGCTATAG
- a CDS encoding uncharacterized protein (COG:S;~EggNog:ENOG410PY49;~InterPro:IPR021833;~PFAM:PF11905) → MTTATVRDLDHALKLSDGQPQETGRLCDPPMGLSSSQVFEAEKTISPTDTSPREDVDLVDRHNIVDTDLSTFFSGTMVLFSLYTGVPMPKPTKASTKCPLVLIEAKIQGAMHEFNIQSFHQTLGIRPFVSDLNNSQIQQLDNEILTKIVQLAMQAMLHRTRIGGYSHVLCPTRIVEAILVWRTHPTSHNRNQIEGPFRPTTLQHRFPEHHPAIDLLYWDELRDQLILCEERLEIRAVVYRWLLSSVIEFPDYSAAVSALKLFVFLANPASLPLETVADPEMISIPLVDITEREIGEYIQGLMASYRLNCFNERRLPASMAGEYPFLDLSNIITHYPIISITQLPLLSENLVP, encoded by the exons ATGACTACTGCTACAGTCCGAGATTTGGATCATGCGTTGAAATTGTCAGATGGCCAGCCACAAGAAACAGGGCGTCTGTGTGACCCTCCAATGGGCCTATCTTCCTCCCAGGTTTTCGAAGCCGAGAAGACCATCTCGCCCACTGATACTTCGCCGCGGGAAGATGTCGATCTTGTAGATCGGCATAACATTGTGGACACTGATCTTTCTACATTCTTTAGTGGAACAATGGTCCTCTTCAGTCTGTACACCGGAGTCCCGATGCCCAAGCCAACCAAAGCATCGACCAAGTGCCCGTTGGTGTTAATAGAAGCGAAGATACAAGGGGCAATGCATGAATTTAACATACAGTCGTTTCACCAGACCCTGGGAATTCGACCATTCGTCAGTGATTTGAACAACAGCCAAATTCAACAGCTGGATAACGAAATTCTCACCAAAATTGTGCAGCTGGCAATGCAGGCAATGCTCCATAGAACACGGATTGGAGGCTACTCTCATGTACTG TGCCCAACCCGGATTGTCGAGGCAATTCTTGTCTGGCGCACGCACCCGACAAGCCATAATCGCAACCAGATCGAAGGCCCCTTCCGACCCACGACTCTGCAACACCGCTTCCCCGAACATCATCCGGCAATCGACCTGCTCTATTGGGATGAACTGCGcgaccagctcatcctctGCGAGGAACGACTGGAGATCAGAGCTGTCGTATACCGGTGGCTTCTGTCATCTGTAATCGAGTTTCCCGACTACAGTGCTGCTGTTTCGGCTCTTAAACTGTTTGTATTTCTGGCTAACCCGGCTTCATTGCCTTTGGAGACAGTCGCAGACCCAGAAATGATTTCAATTCCGTTGGTTGACATCACCGAGAGGGAAATTGGAGAATATATTCAGGGTCTCATGGCGTCCTATCGTTTAAATTGTTTTAACGAGCGCAGATTACCAGCCTCAATGGCCGGCGAATACCCCTTCTTGGATCTATCAAACA TTATCACGCACTACCCAATTATAAGTATAACCCAGCTCCCACTGCTCTCGGAGAATCTAGTACCATAG
- a CDS encoding uncharacterized protein (COG:Q;~EggNog:ENOG410PIBP;~InterPro:IPR013154,IPR013149,IPR036291,IPR011032, IPR020843;~PFAM:PF00107,PF08240;~go_function: GO:0016491 - oxidoreductase activity [Evidence IEA];~go_process: GO:0055114 - oxidation-reduction process [Evidence IEA]) — protein MAPNTMKAAVCRAVGGPVTVEEVDVPTPGPREVLVKLAAASLCSTELSVIDGMFGPGIFPVILGHEAVSVVEELGPGTEQYGLKVGQLIGAPPYSNMCLECYDCKMYGPDFCTSRKVKGISDAGYFAEYGVVDAASAVVVADDESGFDVRQLSPIFCAGVTVWDALERAKIEPGQSVAVLGLGGLGQLAVQYATALGAKVFALDIQDEQLNSIKGTVDGIINMKDHPGPQLMAKLKALNNGRGAEVAIVIAGSTAAYQAALSLLQPLGQLVVVGLPKEPLSIHAGQLSAICNKIVGARIPGQAAAQRCLQFSLRKDILPTVNQRQFRLEDLNDMIALMREGRVADGRMVIRFL, from the exons ATGGCACCCAATACTATGAAGGCGGCCGTTTGTAGGGCG GTCGGGGGTCCAGTAACTGTGGAAGAGGTCGATGTGCCGACCCCCGGACCCCGAGAGGTGCTCGTCAAGCTCGCTGCAGCCTCTCTCTGCAGTACCGAACTAAGCGTTATTGACGGGATGTTTGGTCCTGGGATATTCCCCGTGATCCTCGGACATGAGGCGGTCTCAGTGGTGGAAGAGCTAGGCCCCGGAACAGAACAATATGGACTGAAAGTAGGGCAGCTCATTGGAGCACCTCCGTACTCTAACATGTGCTTAGAGTGCTACGACTGCAAGATGTACGGACCTGACTTTTGTACCAGCAGGAAGGTCAAGGGGATCAGTGACGCAGGTTACTTTGCTGAGTATGGTGTGGTTGATGCGGCAAGTGCTGTTGTGGTTGCCGATGATGAATCTGGCTTTGATGTTCGGCAGCTATCACCCATCTTTTGTGCCGGTGTGACGGTCTGGGACGCCCTGGAACGTGCTAAAATTGAGCCTGGGCAATCAGTTGCGGTCCTagggcttggtggtcttGGTCAACTGGCAGTGCAGTATGCAACAGCGCTGGGGGCGAAGGTCTTCGCACTTGATATCCAGGACGAGCAGCTGAATTCCATCAAAGGTACCGTTGATGGAATTATTAACATGAAAGATCACCCAGGACCACAACTGATGGCCAAACTGAAGGCCCTTAATAACGGCCGCGGTGCTGAGGTCGCTATTGTCATAGCCGGCTCTACCGCAGCGTACCAAGCAGCCCTCTCTTTGCTCCAACCCCTCGGACAACTTGTAGTTGTTGGTCTTCCCAAAGAGCCCCTGTCTATACACGCGGGTCAGCTCTCCGCAATCTGTAACAA GATTGTGGGAGCAAGAATCCCTGGCCAGGCGGCCGCTCAGCGGTGCCTCCAATTTTCGCTCAGAAAGGACATTCTGCCAACTGTTAACCAGCGCCAATTCAGGCTGGAAGACCTCAATGATATGATTGCGCTCATGCGTGAAGGGAGGGTAGCGGATGGCAGAATGGTGATCCGCTTCTTATAG
- a CDS encoding uncharacterized protein (COG:I;~EggNog:ENOG410Q2AB;~InterPro:IPR020459,IPR042099,IPR000873,IPR020845;~PFAM:PF00501;~TransMembrane:1 (o153-174i)) has protein sequence MPAIIWGCHYAGGVVAPVNPDLSVSELKQQLVRSHAKALVVHPKCLETAIEASRLAGLPTEYLLSLNDNRQDIKTVRSFIKEAPDPAGEILRPSRVTPDNLAYLVYSSGTTGHPKGVMISHQNVVAAVLLQAEVEAPHTHWEADQTLAVLPVYHIYGLICLMHLAIWLGINTVLMEKFELHHFCLIVQQSHITHVYMAPPIVLHLAKNREVDKYDLTLLKMMTSGGAPLAAALIRELY, from the exons ATGCCTGCTATTATCTGGGGCTGCCATTATGCGGGTGGTGTCGTTGCGCCTGTAAACCCAGATCTCTCTGTATCTGAACTAAAACAGCAGCTCGTGAGAAGCCATGCAAAGGCCTTGGTTGTGCATCCGAAATGCCTCGAGACAGCTATAGAAGCCTCGCGCCTGGCAGGACTCCCCACAGAATATCTCCTATCCCTGAATGATAACAGACAAGATATCAAGACAGTCAGGAGTTTTATTAAGGAGGCACCAGACCCTGCAGGCGAAATTCTTAGACCAAGCCGTGTCACCCCGGATAATCTAGCATATCTCGTCTATTCATCGGGGACAACCGGGCACCCTAAGGGTGTTATGATCTCTCATCAGAATGTGGTCGCTGCTGTGCTACTTCAGGCAGAGGTCGAAGCACCGCATACTCACTGGGAGGCAGATCAGACTCTGGCGGTGTTGCCAGTCTACCATATATACG GATTGATCTGCCTTATGCATCTAGCGATATGGCTAGGTATCAATACGGTACTTATGGAGAAGTTTGAGCTCCATCACTTCTGCCTGATCGTGCAACAATCTCACATCACACATGTATACATGGCGCCACCAATCGTGCTCCATCTTGCCAAAAATCGCGAGGTGGACAAATACGATCTCActttgctgaagatgatgacatCTGGTGGTGCTCCTTTGGCGGCTGCCTTGATCAGAGAGCTTTACTAG
- a CDS encoding uncharacterized protein (COG:I;~EggNog:ENOG410Q2AB;~InterPro:IPR042099,IPR000873) has protein sequence MVGGSNGPPLPGLEAKYVRPDGTVAAVNDEGELWIRGLTVFHGYRDEPDMIAEGLTNDGWFKTGDVGYEDAQRNLFITDRSKDMIKFKGY, from the exons ATGGTTGGAG GGTCCAACGGCCCCCCTTTGCCTGGGCTGGAGGCCAAGTATGTCCGGCCAGATGGCACCGTTGCTGCGGTTAATGATGAGGGTGAGCTATGGATTCGGGGCCTAACAGTATTTCATGGTTACCGCGACGAGCCGGATATGATAGCAGAAGGTTTAACAAACGACGGATGGTTCAAGACTG GAGATGTTGGGTATGAAGACGCCCAGCGAAACCTCTTCATCACTGATCGCTCCAAGGATATGATCAAATTCAAGGGCTACTAA
- a CDS encoding uncharacterized protein (COG:S;~EggNog:ENOG410PUJ3;~InterPro:IPR020846,IPR011701,IPR036259;~PFAM:PF07690,PF06609;~TransMembrane:13 (i61-83o89-107i119-138o144-164i176-195o215-234i255-274o286-305i325-344o364-383i390-408o414-441i448-474o);~go_function: GO:0022857 - transmembrane transporter activity [Evidence IEA];~go_process: GO:0055085 - transmembrane transport [Evidence IEA]) yields the protein MSSSTEFPPASDASEAEKHQVEHFEARENASSDPAVNDTSNQDAFAWNYDVIATLVALNSLYFAASWGLIAPTAVIGFIVRAFPESSNVAAWISASVTILNCVLQAFIGDLSDILDRRWFLLVGALFGITGTLVSGRATSMEMVIGGQVLNGVGLTLDFLAISLSAEVVPKRNRPIISAISMIVSGVATVLGPLIEGAFIKHNVGGAAEGWCAGFYFAAGFYTVAFILTAWLYHPQERPNPEGISKTRRLLHIDWFGVFLITAGLVLLLVALNYGGNPDPWGSAKVLATMILGIVCLFGFVAWSWKGTSEGIVRHDLFQHRNFPIALLVVFTAGMVFFGGQAYIPQEVLYLFTSDPVMTAIWSYPYNITTILGAAFSGLYMAWSKEAKGLMIGSFAFLTLGSGLMAIVKPGINFAGWFFPTAIMGFAVGVQVATSIVIVSLCTPDRFIALSVLLAGALRALGGSIGVTIFNSIYSSKIRNFLPKKVSEVLIETDFSRAIIAQIAPRILAAIEAGSAEAILQVPGMTLEIATEIQHSVQEAYADSF from the coding sequence ATGTCTTCCTCCACCGAGTTTCCACCTGCCTCCGACGCGTCAGAGGCCGAAAAACATCAAGTTGAACATTTTGAGGCTCGGGAGAACGCATCCTCTGATCCAGCTGTCAATGATACCTCCAATCAGGATGCCTTCGCTTGGAACTACGACGTGATTGCCACCTTGGTCGCCTTGAACTCTCTCTATTTTGCCGCGTCATGGGGCCTGATTGCTCCTACCGCTGTGATAGGGTTTATCGTTCGGGCTTTTCCCGAGTCCTCCAATGTCGCAGCATGGATTTCAGCCTCGGTGACGATCCTTAATTGCGTCCTGCAAGCCTTTATTGGCGATCTATCTGATATTCTTGACCGCCGTTGGTTTCTCCTTGTCGGTGCTCTCTTTGGGATTACAGGTACTCTGGTGTCTGGCCGTGCAACAAGCATGGAAATGGTGATTGGCGGCCAAGTTCTGAACGGCGTTGGGCTAACACTTGATTTCCTGGCCATTTCCCTATCAGCAGAAGTGGTCCCTAAAAGGAACCGGCCGATAATCAGCGCCATTTCAATGATTGTCTCCGGGGTTGCTACGGTGCTCGGCCCCTTGATTGAGGGCGCCTTCATCAAGCACAATGTGGGTGGTGCAGCTGAGGGCTGGTGTGCTGGGTTCTATTTCGCTGCCGGGTTCTACACtgtcgccttcatcctcaccGCATGGCTCTATCACCCTCAAGAGCGGCCTAACCCTGAAGGCATCTCGAAGACACGCCGCCTGTTGCATATTGACTGGTTTGGCGTCTTCCTCATAACCGCTGGACTGGTCTTGTTGCTTGTTGCCCTCAACTATGGCGGGAATCCTGATCCATGGGGCTCCGCCAAAGTGCTCGCTACGATGATTCTGGGTATTGTCTGTCTGTTTGGCTTCGTCGCGTGGAGCTGGAAGGGGACGTCTGAAGGTATTGTCCGGCATGACCTATTTCAGCATCGAAATTTCCCCATCGCCTTGCTTGTGGTTTTCACCGCGGGTATGGTTTTCTTTGGTGGCCAGGCATATATTCCTCAGGAGGTTCTATACCTTTTCACTTCCGATCCTGTCATGACCGCGATCTGGTCCTACCCATATAACATCACCACAATTCTCGGGGCTGCCTTCAGTGGGCTTTACATGGCCTGGAGCAAGGAGGCTAAGGGTCTAATGATCGGCTCCTTTGCATTCCTGACTCTCGGATCGGGGCTGATGGCAATTGTGAAACCCGGCATCAATTTCGCCGGGTGGTTCTTCCCAACAGCAATCATGGGCTTTGCCGTGGGCGTCCAGGTCGCCACCAGCATCGTGATCGTCAGCCTGTGCACCCCTGATCGTTTTATCGCGCTATCTGTCTTACTCGCGGGCGCACTTCGTGCCCTCGGTGGAAGCATTGGGGTTACAATCTTCAATTCTATCTATTCCTCCAAGATACGCAACTTCCTGCCGAAGAAAGTCTCAGAGGTGCTTATTGAAACTGACTTCTCGCGAGCCATAATTGCGCAAATTGCCCCTAGAATCCTGGCGGCTATTGAGGCGGGCAGTGCGGAGGCGATCCTCCAGGTACCTGGTATGACGCTCGAAATTGCTACAGAGATTCAGCATAGCGTGCAGGAGGCATATGCAGATAGTTTCTGA